The Candidatus Nanopelagicales bacterium genome includes the window GTCGAGTCGAAAACGCAACTTTGGGTGGCTGCTGGTTGGGTCGATTCCCAGGCGGTGGAATTGGCGGCTGACCCGGCGGATCGCTTCCCGGAAAGTCACGGTGTCGTCGTCATTGCGCAAGTCCGCGGTCACCTCGACGAGTCGGCACGATAGACAGAAACCACCGTGAGATCGGTCGACGAGCCAGTTGCACGCGCCTACGCCGAGCAGATCCGCCTCGCATCGAACGTAGGTATCGGCATCCGCACATGCGAAAACATCGGTGGCTGGCACGTAGCCGATCGCTGTTCCGCAGCGCAGACATACCGCATCGTTGAAGAAGACCCGGGCGTCGCAAGACGGGCAACTGAATGCGCGCACGCCCGTCAACCTAGTGGGCA containing:
- a CDS encoding zinc-ribbon domain-containing protein — its product is MRAFSCPSCDARVFFNDAVCLRCGTAIGYVPATDVFACADADTYVRCEADLLGVGACNWLVDRSHGGFCLSCRLVEVTADLRNDDDTVTFREAIRRVSRQFHRLGIDPTSSHPKLRFRLD